The following are encoded together in the Streptomyces tsukubensis genome:
- a CDS encoding aspartate aminotransferase family protein yields the protein MTPLHARHRAVLPDWLALYYADPIEITHGEGRHVWDASGRKYLDFFGGILTTMTAHALPEVTKAVAEQAGRIVHSSTLYLNRPMVELAERVATLSGIPDARVFFTASGTEANDTALLLATAHRRSNQILAMRNSYHGRSFSAVGITGNGGWSPTSLSPLQTLYVHGGVRTRGPFAGLGDAEFTAACVADLKDLLGQVRGGVAALIAEPVQGVGGFTSPPDGLFAAFRDVLNEHGILWISDEVQTGWGRTGDNFWGWQAHGRSGPPDILTFAKGIGNGMSIGGVVASAEIMNCLDANSISTFGGSPVTLAAGLANLTYLLDHDLQGNARRVGGLLIERLRGAAARASYVREVRGRGLMIGVELARPSTGEAAPEAATAVLEAAREGGLLIGKGGGHDTSVLRIAPPLSLTVAEAEEGAAILDTALRGI from the coding sequence GTGACCCCCCTGCACGCCAGGCACCGCGCCGTACTGCCCGACTGGCTCGCGCTCTACTACGCGGACCCCATCGAGATCACCCACGGCGAGGGCCGCCACGTGTGGGACGCGTCGGGGAGGAAGTACCTCGACTTCTTCGGCGGGATCCTCACCACGATGACCGCGCACGCGCTGCCCGAGGTCACCAAGGCGGTCGCGGAACAGGCCGGCAGGATCGTCCACTCCTCGACGCTCTACCTCAACCGCCCGATGGTGGAGCTGGCGGAGCGGGTCGCCACCCTCTCCGGCATCCCCGACGCCCGTGTCTTCTTCACCGCGTCGGGCACCGAGGCCAACGACACCGCCCTGCTGCTCGCGACCGCCCACCGACGCTCCAACCAGATCCTGGCGATGCGCAACAGCTACCACGGCAGGTCCTTCTCCGCCGTCGGCATCACCGGCAACGGAGGCTGGTCGCCGACCAGTCTCTCGCCGCTCCAGACTCTGTACGTCCACGGTGGCGTCCGCACCCGAGGCCCCTTCGCCGGCCTGGGTGACGCGGAGTTCACGGCGGCCTGCGTCGCCGACCTCAAGGACCTGCTGGGCCAGGTACGCGGGGGAGTGGCCGCGCTCATCGCGGAACCCGTCCAGGGTGTCGGCGGATTCACGTCACCGCCCGACGGCCTCTTCGCCGCCTTCCGTGACGTACTGAACGAGCACGGCATCCTCTGGATCTCCGACGAGGTGCAGACCGGCTGGGGCAGGACGGGCGACAACTTCTGGGGCTGGCAGGCCCACGGGAGGTCGGGGCCGCCCGACATCCTGACCTTCGCCAAGGGCATCGGCAACGGCATGTCCATCGGCGGGGTCGTCGCCTCCGCCGAGATCATGAACTGCCTCGACGCCAACTCCATCTCGACCTTCGGCGGTTCACCCGTCACCTTGGCCGCGGGCCTCGCCAACCTCACCTACCTGCTCGACCACGACCTCCAGGGCAACGCCCGCAGAGTCGGCGGCCTGCTCATCGAGCGGCTGCGTGGAGCGGCGGCCCGTGCCTCCTACGTACGGGAAGTACGGGGCCGGGGCCTGATGATCGGGGTCGAACTCGCGAGGCCGAGCACCGGCGAAGCGGCGCCCGAGGCGGCCACGGCGGTTCTGGAGGCGGCGCGCGAGGGAGGGCTGCTCATCGGCAAGGGCGGCGGCCACGACACCAGTGTGCTGCGCATCGCCCCACCGCTCAGCCTCACCGTGGCGGAGGCGGAGGAGGGCGCCGCCATCCTGGACACGGCCCTGCGCGGGATCTGA
- the hydA gene encoding dihydropyrimidinase, whose product MNRTVIRGGLVVTAADEIHADVLVEDGRVAALAAHGTEAAEGFRAENTVDATGKYVIPGGVDGHTHMEMPFGGTFASDTFETGTRAAAWGGTTTVIDFAIQSKGGSLSEGLDTWHGKADGRCAIDYGFHMIMSDVNESSLKEMDRLVEAGVSSFKLFTAYPGVFLSDDGQILRAMQRAASNGGLVMTHAENGLAIDVLVEQALARGERDPRYHGEVRRALLEAEATHRVIRLSQVAGAPLYVVHVSAREALAELTRARDEGLPVFGETCPQYLFLSTDNLAEPDFDGAKYVCSTPLRPKDHQEALWRGLRTDDLQVVSTDHCPFCFKGQKEMGRGDFSRIPNGMPGVENRMDLLHQAVVEGHISRRRWIDLACAAPARMFGLYPKKGTIAPGADADIVIYDPHAEQIMSARTHHMNVDYSAYEGKRVTGRVETVLSRGVPVIENRAYVGHAGHGTYLPRGLCQYAD is encoded by the coding sequence ATGAACCGTACAGTCATCCGGGGCGGCCTCGTCGTCACGGCCGCGGACGAGATCCACGCCGACGTCCTGGTCGAGGACGGCAGAGTCGCGGCCCTCGCCGCGCACGGCACCGAAGCGGCGGAGGGGTTCCGGGCGGAGAACACCGTGGACGCCACGGGAAAGTACGTCATCCCCGGGGGAGTCGACGGCCACACGCACATGGAGATGCCGTTCGGCGGGACCTTCGCCTCCGACACCTTCGAGACGGGGACGAGGGCCGCGGCCTGGGGCGGCACGACGACCGTCATCGACTTCGCCATCCAGTCCAAGGGCGGCTCCCTCAGCGAGGGGCTCGACACCTGGCACGGGAAGGCCGACGGGCGATGTGCCATCGACTACGGCTTCCACATGATCATGTCCGACGTGAACGAGTCCTCGCTCAAGGAGATGGACAGGCTTGTCGAGGCCGGTGTCAGTTCTTTCAAGCTGTTCACGGCCTATCCAGGGGTCTTCCTCTCCGACGATGGACAGATCCTGCGGGCCATGCAGCGCGCCGCCTCCAACGGCGGACTGGTGATGACCCACGCGGAGAACGGCCTCGCGATCGACGTACTGGTCGAGCAGGCGCTCGCACGCGGCGAACGGGACCCGCGCTACCACGGGGAGGTCCGCAGAGCACTCCTCGAAGCGGAGGCCACGCACCGGGTGATCCGGCTCAGCCAGGTGGCGGGAGCCCCTCTCTACGTCGTCCACGTGTCGGCGCGGGAGGCCCTCGCCGAACTGACGCGAGCCAGGGACGAGGGGCTCCCGGTCTTCGGTGAGACCTGCCCGCAGTACCTCTTCCTGTCGACCGACAACCTGGCGGAGCCCGACTTCGACGGCGCCAAGTACGTCTGCTCCACCCCCTTGCGCCCGAAGGACCACCAGGAGGCGCTGTGGCGGGGCCTCAGGACCGACGACCTCCAGGTGGTGTCCACGGACCACTGCCCGTTCTGCTTCAAGGGGCAGAAGGAGATGGGCCGAGGGGACTTCTCCAGGATCCCGAACGGCATGCCGGGCGTCGAGAACCGTATGGACCTCCTGCACCAGGCCGTCGTCGAAGGCCACATCAGCCGCCGCCGCTGGATCGACCTCGCCTGCGCCGCGCCGGCCAGGATGTTCGGCCTCTACCCGAAGAAGGGCACGATCGCACCGGGGGCCGACGCCGACATCGTCATCTACGATCCGCACGCCGAGCAGATCATGTCCGCGCGGACACACCACATGAACGTCGACTACTCGGCTTACGAGGGCAAGCGCGTGACCGGGCGGGTGGAGACGGTCCTCTCACGCGGTGTCCCGGTGATCGAGAACCGTGCCTACGTGGGCCACGCGGGGCACGGCACCTATCTGCCGAGGGGACTCTGCCAGTATGCCGACTGA